A window of the Brassica napus cultivar Da-Ae chromosome C5, Da-Ae, whole genome shotgun sequence genome harbors these coding sequences:
- the LOC106440589 gene encoding receptor-like protein kinase BRI1-like 3: MKQQWLFLFVILCMLVLFLTVDARHRRLLTDDQSEAALLTAFKQSSVKSDPHNFLDNWKHGPGGPGRDPCSWRGVSCSNEGRVIGLDLRNAGLTGTLNLSNLTALPNLRSLYLSNNSFSEEIPEIDFPAALQHLDLSQNNFSGDFSRLSFGLCSNLTFFSLSHNNISGENFPVTLSNCKLLETLNLSRNSLAGKIPGEWGSFQSLKQLSLSHNRFSGEIPPELSVLCPTLEVLDLSGNGLTGQLPESFVSCGVLQSLNLGNNKLSGEFLTTVVSKLPRIISLYLPYNNISGLVPLSLANCSDLRVLDLSSNEFTGEVPYGLCTPVLEKLLIANNYLSGTVPVELSSCKSLKTIDLSFNALGGPIPKEIWTMPKLSDLVMWANNLTGEIPDDICVDGGNLETLILNNNLLTGSIPESISKCTNMIWISLSGNRLTGKIPVGMGKLEKLAILQLGGNSLTGNVPSELGNCKSLIWLDMNSNNLTGNLPAELASQAGKVMPGSVSGKQFAFVRNEGGTDCRGAGGLVEFEGIRPERLEHFPMVHSCPETRIYTGLAMYTFDGNGSMIYLDLSYNAISGSIPVSYGNMVYLQVLNVGHNLLFGAIPDSFGGLKAIGVLDLSHNNLQGFLPGSLGGLSFLSDLDVSNNNLTGPIPFGGQLTTFPLKRYANNSGLCGLPLPPCSSGSRHRPTSSIAHHKKQSVATGMITGLVFSFMCMLMLTIALYRVRKVQKKEKKREKYIESLPTSGSSSWKLSSVHEPLSINVATFEKPLRKLTFAHLLEATNGFSADSMIGSGGFGDVYKAKLGDGAVVAIKKLIQVTGQGDREFTAEMETIGKIKHRNLVPLLGYCKIGEERLLVYEYMKHGSLETVLHEKTKRGGVFLDWTTRKKIATGAARGLAFLHHSCIPHIIHRDMKSSNVLLDQDFTARVSDFGMARLVSALDTHLSVSTLAGTPGYVPPEYYQSFRCTTKGDVYSYGVILLELLSGKKPIDPEEFGEDNNLVGWAKQLYKENRGDEILDSDLITEKSGDVELFHYLKIASQCLDDRPFKRPTMIQVMAMFKEFVQVDTENDDSLDDFSLKETPLVEEPRDKEP; the protein is encoded by the coding sequence ATGAAGCAACAATGGCTGTTCCTGTTCGTGATCCTCTGTATGCTCGTCTTGTTTCTAACGGTGGACGCTCGTCACAGACGTCTACTAACCGACGACCAGAGCGAAGCTGCTCTATTAACGGCGTTTAAGCAATCCTCCGTCAAGTCGGATCCTCACAACTTTCTGGATAACTGGAAACACGGGCCCGGTGGGCCGGGCCGTGACCCATGTTCGTGGCGAGGCGTCTCCTGCTCCAACGAAGGCCGAGTCATCGGCCTAGATCTACGAAACGCCGGGCTCACCGGAACCCTAAATCTCAGTAACCTCACGGCGTTACCGAATCTCCGGAGCCTCTACCTCTCGAATAACTCCTTTTCCGAGGAGATCCCGGAGATCGATTTCCCGGCGGCTCTGCAACACCTCGATCTATCTCAGAACAACTTCTCCGGCGACTTCTCCCGTCTCAGCTTCGGCCTCTGTAGTAACCTCACCTTCTTCAGTCTATCGCACAACAACATCTCCGGGGAGAACTTTCCGGTGACTCTCTCGAACTGTAAGCTCCTCGAGACGCTGAACCTCTCTCGGAACAGCCTCGCCGGGAAAATCCCCGGCGAATGGGGGAGTTTCCAGAGCCTGAAACAGCTCTCTCTATCGCACAACCGATTCTCCGGCGAGATTCCGCCGGAGCTTTCTGTTCTCTGTCCAACTCTAGAGGTTCTTGATCTCTCCGGTAACGGTCTCACCGGCCAGCTCCCGGAGTCTTTCGTCTCGTGTGGCGTATTGCAAAGCCTGAACCTTGGAAACAACAAGCTCTCCGGCGAGTTTTTAACCACCGTAGTGAGTAAACTCCCTAGGATCATTTCTCTTTACTTGCCTTACAACAACATTTCAGGCCTCGTTCCGCTTTCGCTAGCCAACTGTAGTGATCTGCGAGTTCTTGATCTTAGCTCAAACGAGTTCACTGGAGAAGTACCGTATGGCTTGTGCACTCCGGTTCTTGAGAAGTTACTTATCGCCAACAACTACTTATCAGGGACTGTTCCTGTAGAGCTAAGTAGCTGCAAGAGCTTGAAGACGATAGATCTCAGTTTCAATGCTCTCGGGGGGCCGATTCCAAAGGAGATATGGACAATGCCGAAGCTATCAGATTTAGTTATGTGGGCGAACAATCTCACCGGTGAGATCCCTGACGACATTTGTGTTGACGGAGGAAACTTGGAGACTCTGATCTTGAACAACAATCTCTTAACCGGTTCTATACCGGAATCAATCTCTAAATGCACCAATATGATCTGGATCTCTCTTTCTGGCAACCGCCTTACCGGGAAGATCCCGGTAGGGATGGGAAAGCTTGAGAAGCTGGCGATTCTCCAGCTTGGGGGCAATTCTTTAACCGGTAACGTCCCTTCCGAGCTTGGGAACTGCAAGAGTCTTATCTGGCTTGATATGAACAGCAACAATCTAACCGGAAACCTCCCAGCTGAACTCGCGAGCCAAGCCGGGAAGGTGATGCCCGGAAGCGTCTCTGGTAAACAGTTTGCGTTTGTTAGGAACGAAGGCGGTACGGACTGCAGAGGCGCAGGTGGTTTGGTCGAGTTTGAAGGCATTCGACCAGAGCGGTTAGAGCATTTCCCAATGGTTCATTCTTGTCCAGAGACACGGATATACACAGGCTTGGCTATGTACACATTCGACGGAAACGGGAGCATGATCTACCTGGACCTTTCGTATAACGCGATTTCAGGTTCTATTCCTGTGAGTTACGGTAACATGGTTTACCTTCAGGTTTTGAATGTGGGACATAACCTGTTATTCGGAGCCATACCGGATAGCTTCGGTGGATTAAAAGCAATTGGTGTTCTTGATCTGTCTCACAACAACCTCCAAGGCTTCTTACCTGGATCACTCGGAGGTCTCTCTTTCCTCAGCGACTTAGACGTCTCTAACAACAATCTAACCGGACCAATCCCATTCGGAGGGCAGCTCACAACTTTCCCTCTCAAAAGATACGCAAACAACTCAGGCCTCTGCGGTCTTCCCCTCCCGCCTTGCAGCTCTGGTTCCCGCCACCGCCCCACGAGCTCCATCGCTCACCATAAGAAGCAGAGCGTCGCCACTGGGATGATCACCGGTCTTGTGTTTTCCTTCATGTGTATGTTAATGCTTACTATAGCGCTTTACAGAGTCAGGAAAGttcagaagaaagaaaagaagagagagaagtaCATCGAGAGTCTCCCTACCTCCGGTAGCAGCAGCTGGAAGCTCTCTAGCGTCCATGAGCCGTTGAGCATCAACGTCGCGACGTTCGAGAAGCCGCTGCGGAAACTCACTTTCGCGCACCTTTTGGAAGCAACCAACGGGTTTAGTGCTGATAGTATGATCGGATCAGGCGGGTTTGGAGATGTTTACAAGGCGAAACTCGGTGACGGGGCTGTAGTAGCGATAAAGAAGCTGATCCAAGTCACGGGACAAGGGGATAGAGAGTTCACGGCTGAGATGGAGACCATTGGGAAAATCAAACATAGAAACCTTGTTCCTCTGTTAGGTTACTGCAAGATAGGGGAAGAGAGGCTTCTTGTCTATGAGTACATGAAACACGGAAGCTTAGAGACCGTTCTTCACGAGAAGACCAAGAGAGGTGGAGTCTTCCTCGATTGGACCACTAGGAAGAAGATTGCAACGGGAGCTGCACGTGGGCTAGCGTTCCTGCACCACAGCTGCATCCCTCACATTATCCACAGAGACATGAAGTCGAGCAACGTTCTACTAGACCAAGATTTCACGGCACGTGTTTCGGACTTCGGTATGGCAAGGCTGGTGAGCGCTCTGGACACGCATTTGAGCGTGAGCACGCTCGCGGGAACTCCCGGTTACGTTCCGCCAGAGTATTACCAGAGTTTCAGGTGCACGACCAAAGGAGATGTGTATAGCTACGGGGTTATACTTCTGGAGCTTCTCTCGGGCAAGAAACCGATCGATCCTGAGGAGTTTGGTGAGGACAACAATCTCGTGGGATGGGCTAAGCAGCTTTATAAGGAGAATAGAGGAGATGAGATTCTTGATTCGGACCTGATAACTGAGAAATCTGGCGACGTTGAGCTGTTTCATTACTTGAAAATTGCGTCTCAGTGTCTGGACGATCGACCGTTCAAAAGACCAACTATGATTCAAGTAATGGCGATGTTCAAAGAGTTTGTTCAGGTCGATACAGAGAATGATGATAGTCTCGATGACTTCTCTCTCAAGGAAACTCCTTTGGTGGAAGAACCACGG